The Nocardia arthritidis genome has a window encoding:
- a CDS encoding glycosyltransferase yields the protein MRVLCTVTGSQGHAREVLPLAAALARAEHDVLVVTAPELADTFRAAGLPVRAELPGIVESISALMRARKEAEQAEGIRLPEPSIRDQLLRTAAGPHVTAIYRMVFAIAADFRPDAVVRDGAELAGMLVAETLGIPHISAPSGAGNIIDPAGLTEPLAERRAELGLPPVDGPVVHRFGRFESVPHEYSFAEYDMPEPFAYRQPLQVGGGGVLPPEFAGLSGDRPLVLAAVGTALPMLGAFQSYGVDLPEQATPPEAIIRALIEGLSEVDCHAVVATAGFTVDGITAGPNVHLLDWVPQTTVLQCAQLFLTHAGYNSVREAIRTATPMVTLPQFGDQPHNADRIAHFGLGERLAELTAECVHKTTTAVLADGRIAAESRRAHRRMLALPPVDAAVEHLAELVASARN from the coding sequence GTGCGGGTGCTGTGTACGGTAACCGGTTCGCAGGGGCATGCCAGAGAGGTGCTGCCGCTGGCCGCCGCGCTCGCGCGGGCAGAACACGATGTGCTGGTGGTGACCGCGCCCGAACTCGCGGATACGTTCCGGGCGGCCGGGTTGCCGGTCCGGGCAGAGCTGCCCGGGATCGTCGAGTCGATCAGCGCTCTGATGCGTGCGCGCAAGGAGGCCGAGCAGGCCGAGGGAATCCGGTTGCCGGAGCCCAGCATTCGGGACCAGCTGTTGCGGACCGCGGCGGGCCCGCACGTCACGGCGATCTACCGAATGGTGTTCGCGATCGCCGCGGACTTCCGGCCCGACGCCGTGGTGCGCGACGGGGCGGAGCTGGCCGGGATGCTGGTCGCCGAGACACTGGGTATTCCGCATATCTCGGCGCCGTCCGGGGCCGGAAACATCATCGATCCGGCCGGGCTCACCGAACCGCTGGCCGAGCGGCGGGCCGAGCTCGGATTGCCGCCGGTCGACGGGCCGGTGGTGCATCGGTTCGGCCGGTTCGAGAGTGTGCCGCACGAGTATTCGTTCGCCGAGTACGACATGCCCGAGCCGTTCGCCTACCGGCAGCCGTTGCAGGTCGGCGGCGGTGGCGTGCTGCCGCCGGAATTCGCCGGACTGTCCGGGGATCGCCCGCTCGTGCTGGCGGCGGTGGGTACCGCACTGCCGATGCTCGGCGCATTCCAGTCGTACGGGGTGGACCTGCCCGAACAGGCCACGCCGCCGGAGGCCATCATTCGCGCGTTGATCGAGGGACTGTCCGAGGTCGACTGCCATGCGGTGGTCGCGACCGCCGGATTCACCGTCGACGGGATCACGGCCGGGCCGAATGTGCACCTGCTGGACTGGGTTCCGCAAACGACCGTGCTGCAGTGCGCGCAGCTGTTCCTCACGCACGCGGGCTACAACAGCGTGCGCGAGGCGATCCGCACCGCGACCCCGATGGTGACCCTGCCGCAATTCGGGGACCAGCCGCACAACGCCGATCGGATCGCGCATTTCGGGCTCGGCGAGCGGCTCGCCGAGCTGACCGCGGAATGCGTCCACAAGACGACGACGGCGGTGCTCGCCGACGGCAGGATCGCCGCCGAATCCCGGCGGGCGCACCGGCGAATGCTCGCCTTGCCTCCCGTCGACGCGGCGGTGGAACACCTGGCAGAACTTGTCGCCTCGGCCCGCAACTGA
- a CDS encoding class I adenylate-forming enzyme family protein, translating into MMVSEGHYVDELLDVFAADPDRVVLHWRDEVFTAARCRELVYRTACALRDNGIGAGHTVALLTVTNSPATLLARYAGNLLGATVMHIGGVNAANPLDEVSVETQREVWERSGSAVLVTDADRRVHAGKVVAGTEGRLLGWGFADADIPDLLAGESDSPVEATTGGIATVVYTSGTTGLPKGVGRSFAALAMMIGGARQGGGRLVMMVTTPVTQSVSGMADGVLAGGGTLILRERFEAGDVLATIQRYRVNRLYLATPQLYLLVDHPDRGGADLSSLHEIYYGGCVAAPARLRQAVEAFGEVLAQVYGSTESWAIAGLTPEEHRRPELLHTVGKPVPFAELRICDPETRTVLAAGATGEVCLRSPMMMQGYWRAPELTERVLIDGWLHTGDIGYFDDDGYLHLVDRLSEMIKTNGVKIYPSEVEKSLLAYPGIAQAAVFGVADSDYVENIHAVVVPDGDGENLAERLKEHIAAELSAAHVPAVVRFCTELPLTDAGKPDKRALAAQAR; encoded by the coding sequence ATGATGGTCAGCGAGGGGCATTACGTAGACGAGCTGCTCGACGTTTTCGCCGCCGATCCGGATCGGGTCGTATTGCATTGGCGCGACGAGGTTTTCACTGCGGCCCGCTGCCGTGAGCTGGTGTACCGAACGGCTTGCGCGTTGCGGGACAACGGGATCGGCGCTGGGCACACGGTCGCCCTGCTCACCGTGACCAACAGTCCGGCGACGCTGCTCGCGCGCTACGCGGGCAATCTGCTCGGCGCGACGGTCATGCATATCGGCGGGGTGAACGCCGCAAACCCGCTGGACGAGGTTTCGGTCGAAACCCAGCGCGAGGTGTGGGAGCGGTCGGGCAGCGCCGTTCTGGTCACCGACGCCGACCGCCGCGTGCACGCGGGCAAGGTCGTCGCCGGTACCGAGGGCCGGTTGCTCGGCTGGGGCTTCGCAGACGCGGATATCCCGGATCTTCTTGCGGGCGAGTCGGATTCGCCGGTCGAGGCGACCACCGGCGGCATCGCCACGGTGGTGTACACCAGCGGGACCACCGGTTTGCCGAAGGGGGTCGGGCGCAGCTTCGCCGCGCTCGCCATGATGATCGGCGGCGCTCGTCAGGGCGGCGGACGGCTCGTCATGATGGTGACAACGCCGGTGACCCAATCGGTTTCGGGTATGGCCGACGGTGTGCTCGCCGGCGGCGGGACGCTGATCCTGCGGGAGCGATTCGAGGCCGGCGATGTGCTGGCGACGATTCAGCGTTATCGGGTCAACCGGCTGTATCTCGCCACGCCGCAGCTGTACCTGCTCGTCGACCATCCGGACCGCGGCGGCGCCGATCTGTCCAGCCTGCACGAAATCTATTACGGCGGTTGCGTTGCCGCGCCCGCCCGGCTGCGGCAAGCCGTCGAGGCGTTCGGTGAGGTGCTGGCCCAGGTGTACGGGTCGACGGAGTCCTGGGCCATCGCCGGGTTGACGCCCGAGGAACATCGGCGACCGGAATTGCTGCACACGGTCGGCAAGCCGGTTCCCTTCGCCGAATTGCGCATCTGCGATCCGGAGACCCGGACCGTGCTGGCCGCCGGAGCCACCGGCGAGGTCTGCCTGCGCTCGCCGATGATGATGCAGGGCTACTGGCGCGCACCAGAGCTGACGGAGCGGGTCTTGATCGACGGGTGGCTGCACACCGGCGATATCGGCTATTTCGACGACGACGGCTACCTGCATCTGGTCGACCGGCTCTCCGAAATGATCAAGACGAACGGTGTGAAGATCTATCCGTCCGAGGTGGAGAAATCGCTGCTCGCATATCCGGGTATCGCACAGGCCGCCGTATTCGGTGTCGCCGACAGCGATTACGTCGAAAATATTCATGCCGTGGTGGTGCCCGACGGAGACGGTGAAAATCTCGCCGAACGGTTGAAGGAACATATCGCCGCCGAACTGTCCGCCGCGCATGTACCCGCCGTTGTCCGATTCTGTACCGAATTGCCCCTCACCGACGCGGGAAAGCCGGACAAACGCGCTCTGGCGGCGCAGGCAAGATAG